In Runella sp. SP2, the genomic window GCGTTGTCTTCAAGACTACGCACCAAACATAAACAAAGTGCCTGTGACACGGTAAGTGTCTAAAAAGTACCTCAAAGCGAGGCAAAAGTTCTTTGAAATAAGCCGCCAATGCCCCCATGAGTATTTGAATGGTACGTTGCAGCGGATAGGGTTGGAAGAAGGGCAGTTGATACGCAACAGTAATGCCACGTACACGGTACATTATTACCTCAAAGACCAGCGAAACGTCGCACCGTTGGGCATCGTGCGGCAAGTAATCAACGAAACGGGCGCAGTACTGCAAAAGACAGAGTATTATGCTTTTGGGATGCCTGTGGTGAAAAGTGGAGCGGCTAATAATAAGTATCTTTACAATGGCAAGGAGTTGCAGCCTAATACGGGTTGGTTGGATTATGGTGCAAGGCAGTATGATGGAGCAGTGGGAAGGTTTTTTACAATTGACCCATTGGCAGAGAAATACACGGCTTGGTCGCCATACAATTACACTTTCAACAACCCATTACGCTATATAGATCCTGATGGAAGAATGGGTATAACACCTGGGGATTTTACGACCAAAAAGGTAATAAAGTTGGTACAGACGGTATTGATGATGGTAAAAAGTATGTCGTTGTCGACAATAAAGAAGCAAAGCAAGTTTCGAGAACTACAAAAGACGGCGGCACTACCCAAGTTGGTACTTTAACATCTGCCGTATTACTACCAAGTTCTGCAGCTCTACAGGAAGCATCCAACGTGATTGACCGTACAGAAGCTAATGGAGGTTTTAGAGAGGAAAATTCTATTGTTATGAAAAGCGGTCAAGTAATACAAGGCGGTACAGGACCAATGCCAACAATAATTAATGGAGAACAAGTAGCAACTGCCACTTTACCTAATTTGCCAGCAGGTAGTACAAATGCTAATGTAGAAGCAACGATACATTCACATCCTACGCAAGTGCAAATTGAAAATAATATAGCTTATCCACAATCTGCAACTCTGCCATCGCCAACAGATAGGAACACTTTTAAAAATTATGGTACTAATATTATTGTAGGTCGTTTAGGTCAATCAACTGTAAGTCAGAATCCAAATGGCAGCTATGCGGTGTCTCATCAACCACTTGGAGCAGTCATTTACAATAGTAATACCCAACCACAAATTCAACTGACACAAAAGGTAATCCAAAAAATTATAAAAATGAACTAAGATGAAAACATTGGGTACTATACTCGTTTTATGCTTTTTTGTTTCCAAAGTCAGTATTGGGCAAGGCATGGGAAGAAAATTAAATTTGATTGTTGTTATAGACCAAAGAGTAATTATTGGAGGATTAACAAATATTCAATTACGTTCAGGCAGCGATACTTTTTCTGTAAATTACGAACCTGGTAATTTAACAATTGCAGATACAAGCAAGTTTTTTTCTAAAACTGATTCATTGCCTGCAATCTTGTCGTTTTATTATGATGAGCATAACAGAACTGATTTAGCCTATAATAACCATTATGAAATACCATTAGAACGGGTGTGGTTGAAACGGTCATTTATAGTTTTAAGAATCTACAATACAGATAGGAAACCATACAAGAGAATTTACAATTCTCTAAAAGGGTTAAGCTATACATTTGAATTGGATTTACCCACAGGGTCAATAAATAGAGTAAGAAAAAAGCCCCAGTGACGGGGCTTTTTATACTTGAATCAATTGATTAATAGTATCAGCTACTTGTTTGAATTTATCTTGGGAGAGTCTACTCAAAGAATGGGAAATATTTTTTTATCAGCAGTAAAAAATCGGTTGGGCCTGATATTAGAGGCCACTGAAAGAGAATTAGCCGAAGGTTCGTCGTATCTGAAAAATAAAAGGTAAAATCGTTGTTCGTTGTCTTCAAGACTACGTACTAAACATAAACAAAGTGCCTGTGACACGGTAAGTGTCTAAAAAGTCCCTCAAAGCGAGGCAAAAGCTATAATTATATACACAGGCGAGGGCCAGTATATCATTTCAAAGTGCTACCGTAGGGGAGTACCAGTACTATTTGACTGACCACTTAGGCAATACCCGGGTGGTAGTGAGTGGGCAAGGAGAAGTACTGCAACGAAATGATTATTACGCTTTTGGATTAGCTATTGACGCCGTAGATAGAGGAGAAAATAAGTATCTATTTTTAAATAGAGAATTGCAACCTGAAACGGGCTCTTATGACCTCATCCATCGCCAATACGATCCTGCCAAAGCGCGGTTTGATGCGGTAGATCCTAAACCTGACGACGGCGACCAAGAAAGCCTAAGTACTTATCAATATGGATTAAATAATCCTATTCTTAGAAGCGACCCGAATGGAGATTGTACTAAATGCTGGGAAGCTATTAAAAGTTGGTTGACTGCTCCAATATCGCCTGAAGCCCAAAAGATAGGTCAAGCTTATATGATATCCAGTACAGGCTTAGATAGTAAGCCCAAAAATAGATGGCAATTGATAGCCGCTGTAATGGGTCATGCTGGGCAGCATTTTGGAGGTTCTACACCAGGAAATTTGAAAATAAGGATTCCAAAAAATAATACCCCAAAAATAAACATCAGTAGTAAATCAATTCCTAAAAAAGGAGATTTTATATTTAGGGGAGATGAAAGAGGGCCTGACCTTATTTTTAATGAAGGTTTCAAGTCTAAAGGGGATAATACAAATTTAGAGCAACATGTTAAATATAACCCTGATGATGATGCTTATATAAGTACTACTAAATATCCCAAAATTTCAGCATCAGGGGATTATGGTGAATATGTATATACCATAAAAGACCCTAAGACTGGAAAAGATGTTAATCAAGAATTGGGGCAGGGACGCTTCTCATATGAGCATGAAATCGCGATTCCTTATTTAATACCCTCCCAAAATATTAAGGGAGTTCGTAAAGTAGGTAACGCAGGAAAATTCACAGGGCCATTCATTAAAAATCCTAATTATCAACTAAATAGTCAATGAAAAATACGATAAAAGAAATTAATCGAGAGGTCACGATTAGAGATGAATTTGGAATTTACCAAAAAGGAAATTTGTCAGGAAAAGTTTATTCAAATGATAAAGTAACGATAAACTTAAAAGTAATGGATAAAAGCTTTTTCTCGCTTGAAAGGAGTAACTTTTTTGATTGTTTAATAGATATCAGAAATAGCTTAGCTGCATTAAATTGGATAATTCTTTGTAACGGAGCACGCAAAGATGTTTATCCTTCTGGCATGGGAAGGCAGATGAACAAAGGCTTAATGGCTTATCAACTTACATTTGGCCAAGCCGTGGCAGCTTCAGACTTGGTTGATATTTTTCAGGAATGTCCGGAAGAGAACATAGCATCTCCTGAGTTACAAAAAGTATATTTTGAAGAGTGGTTTGAAAGTTTTTAAAATGAGATAATGGCAAAAAAAGCACCCCCTAGTTCGTCCTAATGTTCTGAAAAATAAAAGCTAAAAACGCTGTGGGTAGCGAGCATAAAACAGGGTTTTACACATTAAAAGAATAATCTTGCTCGTTTACTACAGTAACAAGAAGTACAATCCGAGAACATATGGAGCCTTAGACACCCAGTTCACCCTAGTGTTCTAAAAAGACACATAAGACCGTTGTGCGCTGTCTTCAAGGCTACGTACTAAACATAAACAGAGAGTCAGTAACACAGTGAGTGCCTAAAAAGTACCTCAAAGTGAGTCAAAAACCATAATTATACAAACTCAAGAATAGCCTTGCTCGCTCAATCGCACTGTAGAGCAGCATAAAAACAAGCGTACAACACAAACCATAAACGCTATTATCTAAGCGTTTCCTGTTTTTACTATTGGTTAACAATGTGAAATACAAATAGACAACATTCTATTTTATGCTCCCGAATGTTCTTTAGGGGATATTGTTAGTATCGAAATGAGAAAAGATAAACTTTTTGTAAAGGGTCTGAAGAATCAGGTAATCGTACGCTTGGGGAGGTTTGTTGCATAGCTTCTTGAACAGATGATTAAATTCTGTCCTAAGGTATGCAACAAAGCCTTGCTTCACCTACCAAACCTTCTTAAGCTGAGCAATCGTCTCAACGGGATCTTGGGCGTTGAACACGAAGCTGCCAGCTACCAAGGCCCGAGCACCTGCATGGTAGAGGAGGGGGGCGTTTTCTTGGTTCACTCCACCGTCGATTTCAATAACCGCCAGACTTCCTTGCTTCTCAATCAGGGCAGCGGCTTGGCGAACGCGTTCGTACGTGCGCTCGATAAACTTTTGTCCACCAAAACCTGGATTGACGGACATAATCAGTACCAAATCCAAATCGGCAATGACGTCTTCGAGAACGCTCACGGGTGTGTGAGGATTAAGGGCAACCCCTGCTTTGGCTCCTAAGTCCTTGATTTGTTCAATAGTACGGTGAAGATGCGGGCAAGCTTCGTAATGAACCGTCAACACCTCGGCTCCTGCGTCACGAAAGGCGGCAAGGTAGCGCTCAGGTTGTACAATCATCAAATGGACGTCCAATGGTTTTTTTGCGTGTTTCTTAATGGCAGCCGTGACGGGAAGCCCAAATGAAATATTGGGCACAAACACGCCGTCCATGATGTCAACGTGAATCCAATCGGCTTCGCTTGCATTTAGCATTTCAACATCGCGTTGGAGATTAGCAAAGTCGGCGGCCAAAACCGAAGGAGCAATAAGGGGAGAAGTCATGAAAAAAGAAATCTTGATTTTGGCCGCAAAGTTCGCCTTTTTTTTACGAAATCTGGCTCATTTCCCAGCCCAAAATTGCCTTTTTTCGGGTAATACCCCAGCGATAGCCCCCAATTCCCCCGACTTTTTGCAAAACCCGATGGCAAGGAATCAGATAAGCAATGCGGTTACTTCCAATGGCAGTTCCTACGGCTCTGTGGGCAGAAGGTTGGCCGATTCGTTGGGCAATTTGCTCATAACTAGCTAGTTGTCCTTTCGGAATAGATAACAAGGCTTCCCAAACTTTGATTTGAAAATTGGTGCCGCGCAATAAAACTGTAATGGGGTGCGTCGCATCATGGGAAACATCAAAAATTTGATTGACCGTAGATTGCGTGATTTCGGGCGCGTGAATCCAGGTGGCATTTATCCATTCCTGCTGGAGCGAATGGGTGAGCGGTTCGGCTTCATCTTCCTCCAAAAATCGCAATTCCATCACCCCCCGAGCCGTAACCGCAATAAAACAAGCCCCAAAAGGCGTTTCGTGGATACCGAAGTGGATGCTAAGTCCTTCACCCTTGTTTTTAAATTCTGCGGGAGTCATGGCTTCGTAGGTCACAAACAAATCGTGCAGGCGACTGGTGCTCGACAAGCCTGCTTCAAGGGTGGTATCAAGTAAGTTGGCCGACTGGGCGAGGCGTTCTTTGGCAAATTCTTTGGTTAAAAAACGCAAAAATCGCTGTGGACTTGTCCCCGCCCAACGGCTAAAAAGTCGGTTAAAGTGAAACTCCGATAACGCAACGTGGTCGGCAATTTCTGCCAACGACGGCTGTTGTTGAAAATTAGCTTCAATAAAACGAATTGCTTTTTCAATTCGTTGGTAATCAATGTGTTGTTGTTCGCTGATAGTGTCCATTACTGGGGAGATTTCTTTCAGCAAAAATAGGCAGAAATCAGCAGTACATTCAATCCGAATCTTGCTCAATTGGCCTCATTGGTCGGTTGAGTCACTTAGCTCGTAGCGCACGTAAGGCGCGGACGTATCAGCAACCATTTGGCTTTTTTTCTGGAACTTGTTTTTACTTCGGAGGGTAGGTTGTTTGTAATTAGTGGGCTGACTTTTAACGGATTTAACCGAAAAAGTAATCCCGCCTACCTGTTTTTTACTCATTTGAATTTGTTTCTGTTCTTTGTACGACAAGTGCGGCGAAAAAACAAAAGGTACTTTGTCCACCTTAATGGTGGTTTTAGGGTTGTTTTGGGGCGAAGGATAATTATTGCGGTCTTCTTTGTTGTGTTGTGCGTTACTGAGATGGGAGTTTAGAACCCACAACAAACACATAACCGCCATGCTTCGACATGGAGTTAAGGTACGCTTCATGATGGTACTTGTTCTGATTGGAATACACTACTTAAAGTACCAAAGATAAGCGGAATTACCTGTTTTACTCAAAAAAAGTACTTAATTTTTGTTTGCGTGCCATGCGCATAATAGATTCAGAGTTGTTGTAGCTTGCTACATCTTCCAGCGGAACCCAGACCAAGTTTTTGGATTCATTGTTGATTTTTAAGGGTATAGCCTTATTGGCACGCAGCAAGAAACGGATATCGTAGTGAAAATGGGCGGGATCTTTTGTGTTTGCAGGGATTAAATGAACATCTACATCGTAGATTGAATCAGACACGACTTCAACAGACTCTAGGCCCGTTTCTTCTTGAGCTTCCTTAATTGCTACCTGTAATATGTTCCATTCGCCGTCGGCATGGCCACCAGGTTGAAACCAGCGGTCGAGTTTTCGATGGTGCATCAGCAGGACAAACTGCCCTGTTTCGTCCACCACCCAAGCAGAACCTGTGATGTGACCAATCGGGAGCGAGCGTTCAAAACAGGCAGGATTTTGTTTCACAAATTCAATGGTTTCGAACCACATGCGTTGTTCTTCGGGCTCGGTAGGTTGGTATGCTTGGAGAAGTTGAAGGAGTGGAGTACGGTTCATGAGTTTGTTATAATTGCACAATATTCAGAGACGAAGGTATGGAATCTATCACATTCTTTTCCGTATCTTCGCCTCGAAAATTTCCCAAAATTATCTAATAAAATACCTAAAAAGATGAAAAAATCGTTGGTAATCACCGCTTTAACGTTTGTTAGCGGTATGGCTATGGCCCAAATCCGTACCCCACAACCTAGTCCAGCTGCGACAGTGATGCAAACTGTAGGAGTCACTGACATTACAGTAAAATATTCTCGCCCAGCCGTAAAAGGACGTGAGGTGTTTGGAAAACTTGTTCCTTATGGACAGTTTTGGCGCACGGGTGCCAACCAAGCAACTGCCATTGAGTTTTCAACGGATATTATGTTGGATGGTAAAACTGTACCAGCGGGTAAGTACTTCCTTTACAGCATTCCAAATGCGGATGCGTGGACGGTAATTATCAACAAATCAGCGGCTACTGCGCCCGAACAATACAAACAAGCGGACGACGTGGCCCGTATATCGGTGAAACCTGAGCAATCAGCGATGACAGAATCGTTTGAAATTGGTTTCTCAAACATTACAGACTCTACGGCTAATCTGGACATCAAGTGGGACAAAATTAAAGTAAGTCCATTGTTGGCAATTCCTACGACTAAAATCGTGGAAACAGCCATTGATAAAGCAGCGGAAGCAAGTGCTAACAATATGAATGCGGGAGCAACGTATTTGTTGGGCAAAGGAAGTAACCTCCAAAAAGCCCTTTCGATGGTCAACCAAGCGGTTGCTTACAAAGAGACTTTCCGTAACGTTTGGACCAAAGCCCAGATTTTGGCCAAGTTGGGTAACTTTGCTG contains:
- a CDS encoding RHS repeat-associated core domain-containing protein gives rise to the protein MSGQGEVLQRNDYYAFGLAIDAVDRGENKYLFLNRELQPETGSYDLIHRQYDPAKARFDAVDPKPDDGDQESLSTYQYGLNNPILRSDPNGDCTKCWEAIKSWLTAPISPEAQKIGQAYMISSTGLDSKPKNRWQLIAAVMGHAGQHFGGSTPGNLKIRIPKNNTPKINISSKSIPKKGDFIFRGDERGPDLIFNEGFKSKGDNTNLEQHVKYNPDDDAYISTTKYPKISASGDYGEYVYTIKDPKTGKDVNQELGQGRFSYEHEIAIPYLIPSQNIKGVRKVGNAGKFTGPFIKNPNYQLNSQ
- a CDS encoding NUDIX hydrolase; amino-acid sequence: MNRTPLLQLLQAYQPTEPEEQRMWFETIEFVKQNPACFERSLPIGHITGSAWVVDETGQFVLLMHHRKLDRWFQPGGHADGEWNILQVAIKEAQEETGLESVEVVSDSIYDVDVHLIPANTKDPAHFHYDIRFLLRANKAIPLKINNESKNLVWVPLEDVASYNNSESIMRMARKQKLSTFFE
- a CDS encoding DUF2911 domain-containing protein, with protein sequence MKKSLVITALTFVSGMAMAQIRTPQPSPAATVMQTVGVTDITVKYSRPAVKGREVFGKLVPYGQFWRTGANQATAIEFSTDIMLDGKTVPAGKYFLYSIPNADAWTVIINKSAATAPEQYKQADDVARISVKPEQSAMTESFEIGFSNITDSTANLDIKWDKIKVSPLLAIPTTKIVETAIDKAAEASANNMNAGATYLLGKGSNLQKALSMVNQAVAYKETFRNVWTKAQILAKLGNFAEAAPLAKKALDLGQSSNDTSFPFFKDAIEKGAAEFASKIPVPVLPTKKKK
- a CDS encoding RHS repeat domain-containing protein; its protein translation is MSKKYLKARQKFFEISRQCPHEYLNGTLQRIGLEEGQLIRNSNATYTVHYYLKDQRNVAPLGIVRQVINETGAVLQKTEYYAFGMPVVKSGAANNKYLYNGKELQPNTGWLDYGARQYDGAVGRFFTIDPLAEKYTAWSPYNYTFNNPLRYIDPDGRMGITPGDFTTKKVIKLVQTVLMMVKSMSLSTIKKQSKFRELQKTAALPKLVL
- the rpe gene encoding ribulose-phosphate 3-epimerase; protein product: MTSPLIAPSVLAADFANLQRDVEMLNASEADWIHVDIMDGVFVPNISFGLPVTAAIKKHAKKPLDVHLMIVQPERYLAAFRDAGAEVLTVHYEACPHLHRTIEQIKDLGAKAGVALNPHTPVSVLEDVIADLDLVLIMSVNPGFGGQKFIERTYERVRQAAALIEKQGSLAVIEIDGGVNQENAPLLYHAGARALVAGSFVFNAQDPVETIAQLKKVW
- a CDS encoding bifunctional transcriptional activator/DNA repair enzyme AdaA translates to MDTISEQQHIDYQRIEKAIRFIEANFQQQPSLAEIADHVALSEFHFNRLFSRWAGTSPQRFLRFLTKEFAKERLAQSANLLDTTLEAGLSSTSRLHDLFVTYEAMTPAEFKNKGEGLSIHFGIHETPFGACFIAVTARGVMELRFLEEDEAEPLTHSLQQEWINATWIHAPEITQSTVNQIFDVSHDATHPITVLLRGTNFQIKVWEALLSIPKGQLASYEQIAQRIGQPSAHRAVGTAIGSNRIAYLIPCHRVLQKVGGIGGYRWGITRKKAILGWEMSQIS